A segment of the Scophthalmus maximus strain ysfricsl-2021 chromosome 11, ASM2237912v1, whole genome shotgun sequence genome:
CTTTGCATTTTTCATCTTCGCAAAAGTCATTACAAGTCTGATTTATTATGGTACATGTGGCAGGAATACATAATAATCTATGTGGGCGATGTCCTAGCAGGATAGATGTTTGGGATTTATATCGCGTATTGCCCTTGACCCTGCATGCAGAGCAAAGTGATGTCATTGTGTGGGAGCCTGACTTAAATCATGAGAGGTAGAGAAGACTGAGTGTCAGGAATATGAGAGAGGGATACATCAACATcatctaaaaaaatatacaaacttGCTAGGAAAAAGATTTGATAGCTAGTTTATACAAGAACGTGAAagggacaggaggggagggaaagTATGTTCAAGCTCTCACCTATGACCCAGGATATGATGAGAATCTCCATCCAGGTGAAGGGCGTGGTCTTCATGCGAAACAGCTGCGAAGGGTGGTCGTGGATGGTCATGTTGGGGAGCAGTGACGTTCCCTCAAAACGGTCTGCTGCGTTCAGGACCAGCAGGCAAAGGAATATCATGAAGGAAGCTGCATGGGCCACAAACTTCAGGAAAGGCCCGCGCATGAGTTTCCCcagctgagagaaaaacagggcATGGCAAACAGAACAAGAGTTCACATTATTCAAAGCTGCTCCAGGCTTCTAAAAAGACATTCGATAGATCTTTGCACAAGTTGGGGATTATTCAACAAATAAGACTAAGACACCAAATGCGCCTTTATATAGCAGTGGGCATAGAGTGATGTTGAATCCCGACCAGGATTGTACCTGTCATCCAAACCAGGAGAGTAAACACAGGTCTGAGAGTGTTTCCTGACTTTCATACATTAATCTTGTGTGACCACTTGGGAGCAGAGGAACTtcacaacaaaccaacagaccagAAGCTTTCTCATAGTAATGCCttataaagttttttttgtggcaaatGTGTTGGCAGCATTTGTCTATTTAAACACccagacaaaacacagagcGCAGGAATCATGTCAGATGCAGATCAGTCGtccgctctcctcctcagctctgttaaatgtggtttaaatgttttctgaaagaaaagcagaaatgcAGAATCTCACTATATGTATTTGGAACTGACCTTACTTGACGGTGCTATCCAGTACATAAAGGCCAGGACAGGCAACCCAACAGCTACGCCAAGGACAAGTAGGATTTTCACTGCTGTGTTTTGCTGATGTAGTCCAGAAAAATTCTCATACCAGATGTAGAGGAGTTGCTGCTGACAGTTCGGGTGAGCTACAAACTGGACCgttggcattgtgtgtgtgtgtgtgtgtgtgtgtgtgtgtgtgtgtgtgtgtgtgtgtgtgtgtgtgtgtgtgtgtgtgagagagagagcgaaagagagggagagagagagagacaaggatcACATCCCATATTCAATCACAAGGTATAATGTATGAATTCAGCTGTGCATCAATTCTAAACCTAAGAATGAAAGTGCTTTTGTACACGTGCTTACCTTTTTGACTTCATATTTTATTGCAAGTTTTAACCTGATAAGGTTTTGTCTGCCAAAGGGTTCGGAGCTTTGACAGGAAACATCCGTGTCCCCGTTCAAGatggcctccacttcctccgtGTTCCGACACAAATCCAGGAGTCCGACCACAAAGTCTTTACACTGCATGGACAGTTTCTTGTAATCATTCTGTAACAGAGAGAATTCAGAAAGACCCACAGCACCTCAGATTTATATTCTCACGAATCActaaaagcacaaaaacaaatcctctaATCTTGGCATAGCCtgcaatctttaaaaaaaacaaaaacatgacagctATCTTATCACGTAACATAACAGATTACATAAGCACCTTGAACTCCTTCTCAATGTTGGCTAGAACGGCAAGCTCGTTGCTCAGCTCCAGAGCCGCCATCACGGGGTCTTCACTGGAAAGGGACAGGTGTGCCGGACTGGCCAGACCTTTGTATGCATTGATCCGGGATTGTGAATGGCTGAAAGCGTCGTGCCTCTGCTGCTCGCTGCAGGTCCTGCACTGGCAGAAGTAGTCGTGCGGCCGCTCTATGCGGGCGCCCTTCGTGAGAAGTATATGCACAATTTCATACTCATTGCACTGGGAGGCCAGCACGATGGGAGTGATGTCGTGGGAGAACCGCGTGCCATCCTCGTCATAGGCAAAGAAGTCGTCTTGTGTCTCCGCCTGGCCCGGGCTGTAAGTGAGCCTCTGACTGTCTGTGAAGGCCCGGTGGCTCAGCAGGGCCTCCACTATGCGGACGTAGCCTCTACTAATGGCCAACAGCAAAGCATCTCCTACTCTAGCGAGGTCTTTCTTCCTGAGCAGTAGCTTCGTCACCTCTAAATGCTCATTGGCCACCGCCAGCTGTAATGCACTTTGACCCATGTAGTTCACACAGTTGACATTGAGGTCTGGCATCTCCTCCAGCATCCGCCTCACTTCAGGATTGTTGCCGTATTCTGCGGCGTCTAAGAAAAGCTCCTCAGCcagggagaggcaggaggaggattGGGTAGGAAAGAGGTAGCCAGCTCCCCGGAGAGCATGTCTGCGGGTTTTGGACGCAGCCTGCCGCAGCATCGTGGCGTCCCCCTCACTGCTCCGTCTAAACACGGGGACAAATATTTTTGGATGATATAATACCATTATCACATGACTTCAAATACAGATTGTATCGTTGCAGGGATTTTTAATGCGAGCCAAAAAACTCCCACATCCAAATCTCGCCAGTTTCAGGATGAGTAACATTGACAATTTATTTCTCACAAAGCAGACAGATTACTTTAATTTGTTTACTCGTTTAGATATGCGAAGATCGGCTCCATCTACGTCTCTGAAAGAGGCCTTGAGAACATGAGCAGTGAGTGGACATTAATGTGCAACGGACAGCTGGTCTCAGTCGAGTTATAACTGTCACTACATGCGTGACGCCACCCACAGACTCATCATCTGCTCTCAGTCATTTCTTGGCCCGGCACTGTTCATCCACTCAGCCTCTGCCTGATAATCGGCCGGACGTGGAATATTATACAACATTGCCCTCCAGTGTTAAACCGTGGTAAAGTTTAATTTGacgtatgtaaaaaaaaaaagtacgaTGTGTTCAGGAAGTGCTCAACTATGACGATAACTCTGTTGATTGGACTGTGATAATACAACCATATGACAGTGACCGTTTGTGATGTTCGTTTGTGTCATTGTCGAGCAAGTAAATCTGCCTCCTGTTCAGTAATTACGTTTGAATAATGTGGTTATCTCAGGAGCTAATTGCCTCAGCAGTAACGGATTATGACAATGTTCCTTTATTCAATCATAATTAGAATGAACAAGATTTTTAATTATCCGTAGACGCAGAAATACAGTCTACCAAACCATTGGCATCAGCTGAgacaagatgaaatgaaaatggtgTCATGCTGTTCAAGGTGAGCAAATCCTTACTGAAGTGGAATTGATGATCACAAAGAAATgacgtttgaaaaaaatatgtttgccTTTAAAATGCCATTGGTTGCTGTTCCACGTGGATCCCCTGGATCCGCCTGGATTTCTGAGAGagccttgtttttgttcttctacTCCACTTGAAACACACAACTGGGATGTGGCACAAAGCAGGCGGTGGATAACTCAGGGCTAGGAGAGGATGCGATGAATTAGATAACTGTCAGCAACGTCACCACTGTACGATAGATCCGCTTGTTCTGCAAGCAATGTCTTTAGAGATGCGGTGTGAGCATGCGCATGTGGCGTTAACACACATTTGGTGTCAAGAGAAAAAATGATGTTCTGCTCTCTCAACATGTAGGGAAGAGAAGACCTCAGTGTAAACATGTCAACGAGAGACAACAGAAACACGAGAAGCTGCAGGATCACACTCCTCTCATTGGCTGCTGGTGATTTTCGTGGGCCTGAAGCTTTTTTTTAGCTCTTCTTATCGTCAGTATCATTACCACCAACATTTCTCCAACTGTCTTCTGGAAATAATTTCATCATCTTCAGTGTGTACACGTTTgacaacaatataaaaaatatatatatatatatatatccaacaGGATGGCCCACTCACCTTTAGAGAAGACTGCTCCACCGGGTGACTCTCGCTTCATAAAGTCGCTGGAACCTAAAAGCTGAAATGTCCAGAAGCGACCGGCTGCACATGATCTACAGCAGACTCATGTCAGCCTCCCCTCCACCTGTCACACTGACTCTCAACCTGCGACCCGAACGActgagctgctgcctctgcacGCCCACTGGGCGTTGTTCCAGCAGCATCCTGGGCTGTGTTTGTAACATGGGTTATTAGCATTTGTTGAGTACATTTGGGTCCCGTCTATAAGAGATGATAtcactttattttcattgatttgCCACAACTgtgtcccccaaaaaaacaagatattaAAACTGTCAAACAAATAGAGGATTTAAGCACTGACCCGACTGGTGGTGCCATAAATTCAAGAAGACTCAGGGATTAATTCCTCATATGAACTATTTCTGAGTGCGCAGGCCCCATTAGGCGTCACTAATACACTACatagtgtttgaaaaaaaatgaaaatagataATTTGATACAGTGCCcccctgaccacacacacacacacacacacacacacacacacacacaccggtccAGATAAACAATCTGGGAAAAAGCAGATTATCCTAAATCCTTTTCCCTCACGGTGCCATCAGATGTAACAGGTAATAATCTTTATATGTTATGAGAGACATCATCCCCAAGCAGATAAAAGCCATGCAATAAATAGTTAAGAGTATTCAAAAAAGTTAAAGGACATGGCGGAAATTGTTTAAGCAGTTAATTCTTCCATATATCATCTAGCCTGcaattacaaatattttatGAATCTTTATATTCAGGCTGCAGTAGGCCTAGGTTGTATGTCTTGTGCCAAATGTCATATAAGAGAGACTGTTTAAATATCAacaattttataataataaaaatgaaatgtggaagTTTGGGTCACTAAACAAAATGATATGGTCGTTATACTTGGATATTAGGCGTACACGTTGAAAATGGTTTCTCAAAACCAATGCTATATTGCATACTGTCCAAACCCAAAAGCATTACTCTTTGCATCCATCACTTTTTTCGCCGGAGCCATTCATTTTTGCATTCGTTGTGCTTTATTTAGCACGTCCGTTTCTTTTCGTGGCGGTATCGATTACGACGCTTGTGGGTGCACCTGAAAGCAGCAACGTCCCGAGGCCAGCGCCCTCTGCCGGCCGCGGCGGGAACAATCACCACGGTGCCCGTTGTCAAGGAGCCGCGTCCACCGGTTGCTATCATGGACGCACTTGTACACAGACAGACTCCGACGGAACAGCTAGACAAGTACCAGCTCAGACGTAGTGTGCATCACTTCTTCATTTAAACGACCAAAGAGCCTGCCACTTTGCGCGTATTCGGTCTAAGTTGCTCTTCGCTCTGAAAATGGGTGCACGAGTTAGCACGGAGCACGTTAgctaatgaaaaaagaaagaaaaaaaggagccaacTAGCAACAGGCTAAGCTAGCAGCTAAGAGCTGTGTGTCTGCCCGGCGCCCGCAAGGACCAACGGCCTCGGAGGATGCAAGCTCTTCAGGACAACTTCTTCTACCACTCGTATCCTACTTGCTTGCCCCTGGTTATTTATCCCGCAGACGTGTGTGCTGCGCGTGTAAACCTGTGTTAGGCACGAGACGACGAGGTGTTTATGACCCAGCAGACGTCATTTCACTGTTCCCCCTCCAGGTCGAATGTTGCGTTCAGGTGACACGTTGTTCGCTACCCGCACGCCGCCTCCTTAGCTGCCCGCACCCAGAGACTCGAGGTTCGGAGCTGATGGAGGCCTCGAAGCCGAGAGACGACTTTTGGTCGAGGAGCAGAAACTATGCAAAACCCGAGCTCGCAAGTTTTCCCTGGAAACCAGGCGACGCAGGAAGTTAGTTATTGTCTCTTTAATAATTATgcatcgttgttgttgttgttgttgttgttgttgttgtttgctttgaCTCTGACATGTGCGTCTTCCTGTCAGATCAAAGTACTTACCTGTCAGGCAGCCTGCCCAGACAGACAGGTTATCAACACCTTTCATGGTTCCCTGGATGCTGCAGtacataatgataataataagccTTATGGCCCGTGGCTTGTGCTTCTGTTCTGGGCTTTAACCCCTTTGAGGGATACAGTAGAGGAGAGTCTCGCAGTCTAGACCCGCAAATAGATCTCGACCCTGGGCCAGagagatgactgacagctgaagCTGCAAAGTTCAGCCCCCATCTGAGGCTCATATACTTATATACTATACGACAGATTCTAAAAACCTCTGTACTTTCCCATTTCCCATTCAAGTTTCCAATGAATGAAAGAAGCCTTACTTTGACACTCATGGCGCTTCCCCTCATCTTAGACcacttcacacaaaaaaaagataatggcCACGTTAAAAATTATCCATTTTTACAAAGTTatcatgaatgaaaatgacagaagatgatgagaaggaaaaaCCACTTAGATCCTAGAGAATCAGTTGTGGGAGAAAAGTTGCACAGTTACGAGGAAGCCGCAATCCTAGATAATACAAATGTGATATAGATGGGATTTTATACGTTTTAAATTATCCACTCACatagttttgttttacatattaaCTTGAATTATTGTTGTTTGCTAACTATCCtcaaatcaaataaacacaacaataaagaataacaataaaagcAGCATGTGCACCACCGGCAGCCAGGATGATTGACTTGAACAATGACAAATAACCTGAACCAAGTCATGTGACCTGCAGTAGtttttttgataaattattCCAGGACATCTACAGAATGTAAATAGTTTGTATCTGCTCGTGCACGTTGCCTGTTTTTGTTCATAGTATTAGTTGTTTCTTAAACATAATGTTAGATGTACGTTCTTCTTTTAAAAGAGACACAAGTTAAAGGATGTGGATAAGTTTTCCATTTAATATTACATGGAATTGAACTTttgtttaactttaaaaaacagtGGCCACCAAACAGACTGTCAGAgttaatgatgaaatatttaatccTACTATCATCTTTTTATGCATCTGCTCACCGATGCTGCTAATCAGAACATTATGCATAATGCATAGCACATTGTAGCTTTGATACATTATTTATACGATTTTTAATGGTATccaataagataagatatgcaAAAAGGCAAGATTTGAACTTTCCATTAAGAATCGATTCTTGCACCATGCCagcaaaataaagttttttctGCAAATTTTAATTATAAGGACTAATGCAACACCTCTTAATGGTGCATGTTTGCGTTTGTCGTATTACACTCAAATTGAATGCGTTTCAAACTTTTCAGCTCTATTAAGAATCACTCATAGAAGGAGGCGTTAGTGTTACTAGATATGAGATAATACATATtctgcatattaaaaaaaaacaacaaaaaaaacaaaagcctccAGCTTTTGTCTCCTGCTCCTCAAATCAAATAACCATCTCTGCCaaatcaaaaaggaaattaTCACTGAACTTAATTGACCCTGTGCTTGCTGTTATTATTGGCTGACTCTGTGAACCCAGCGGTGAGTGGTGACCTTAATTTATTGATGAGCATGGTGAAAACACACCTGGAGAAACAGACTCAGGTTTCTGTGTCTAAAACGTGTGCCGGTCGACAGTATgtgctctgctcctctcctgtgtCGCAGGGCGCTGGAGGAGCGGCGGAGGCAGTGGGACGTGCGGGAGCAgcggcagagagagaacatCCTACAGCAACGCAGGCAGCGCGTACAGGACGCCACAGAGCGCTTCCAGAGAGCCCATCTACCTCCTTCTCAGAGGCGACGACGATGTCAGTCGTGTATCTTACACACGCTGCCCCTCAGAACTGAGAAATAACATACGGCAGTGTCAACACGtctcactttgttttctgtgtttcagctTTCAGAAGAAATGTTCCAAATATTGAAGAAGCCCTCAGTCAAATTCAAAGCTGTTACACCCGGCAGTCCACTGTCATGTCCCCCAACTCTTACATTAACAGGTAAAGAAGCTGGGTTTATGATTACATCGTTCTGATGTGTCTGAAATATTAGAAATAACCCCATCACTATCACAATACacactgttgatttttttttttcatttgtagcTCTTTCTAATGGTTGCAGAGGTTGtacattttatcttttgtttttctgttttcccccGGAGAAGCTGCACTCCCTCTCCCAGGCCTCCCACTATTTCTAAATCATCCCAGCACCAAGCTCTCTGTGCTGTGGAGGCCTACACCAAACTGCTGCGGGAGCAGAGCAGGACTTCCTTCAGGAACAGTCGAGAACCCCAAACCACACAGGAGAAGCAACAGAATCAAAGTCCACAGGTCAGTTTGCTTGTTTCATTTGAACGTGCAGGAAACAACGTACACTTCATTTCCTCCCTTCTCATTGTTGTTTCAGGTTTTCTTTATGTTGTAAGATGCCGGTTTGTCTAACACGCCCTGCTGATACTATAAGTCAATGGAGTTAAAAGATCATTAAGAAGAGTATCTGTGCTAAACCAGACTTCAAATGATCATGCAGTCAGCATTAGTGATGATGTTAAGtacttgctttttttccttcttcttaaAGATGAGAAATTTAGAAATAGGTCAAAAGTTATGAAGGATGAGAGCAGAGTCTACACAGAGCTTTTTGAGGAGAAGTCTGTCTCTTCCGGCCTTATGATAACCATGAACATGATCAGATTACAGTTAATCACAACTAGAGTTGAACCGTGACATTgtgcgagaggcggggttcaccctggacaggtcagcAGTCCATCACATGGCCGACATAttgagacaaacaaccattcaaccATTCTCATATTCACACCCAGTGAAACTAACCtacatgtgtttggactgtgggaggaagccagagtgcCCAGAGAAAAAACCCATGCACTTTAAATGCTGTCGCTGTGTAATCTTACTTCTGCCTGTGTTATATGTACGGTCAAGTAACTGTTTTATTACCAGTCATTTTCCACATCTATATCATTTCCTGTTCTTCTCTTGTCTTGATAAAAAACTATGCAATTCCACTGTATGTTCACGCTACAGGAACTTATATTGAATCTGGGCACATCGtcatatatgtacatttttacattgtttgaggaaaaaacCTTGATAATCCTGATCACCGAACATTCTAAAAtaattttcagtatttttcattGTGATACCGTATGTGCTTCTTTTTGTATATTAACCGACACAAGTAGACCCCTAGGGTGCAGCAGTGTGACACGAGTCCTTACTTGGCTGTCACAAGCCTCAGCACCCTGTGGTGAAAAAAGTGTGCATGCGAACAGTTGTTTCAAATTGTATTAATTTTAgcagtttttctttgatttgctTTTGGGAATATGTTCTAACTTTGTCAATGACAAGAGATGGCAGGGTAGATGCTTCTTAGTTTGTGCGCGACTATTCTCACAACTATCCAAGTCTTGGTCAACAGCTTTTCTATCCGTAACACAAACTAGTTAATTTTGATCAACTTCAAGTTAACAAGTCGAGAAGGGAACAAGTTGACGCAATTTTCgccttgatttgaaaaaaatctacactTTTCGGTGTAGATGTCTTGACTCGATTGACCACAATACCTCAAAAAGGCTTATTTGAACGCAACATAATTTCGAATGGAAAAATCTGTACACTGCCTTCTAACAACTGACCTATGTAACACACATCCAACTCCCTCCCAAAGATTCTGTACTATCCCAGCTTTTGTAACACAAATAAAGTTCACCTTTAAAGTCACGTGTGaccctgtttatatacagtctatagtGTGACACAAGAAAGTGAAGTTGGATCTCATGGCCAGCAAGCTGACCAGGGTTCTTTTCGAGATGTATTTACCCTGGTTGACCCTTGAACTATGGCCCATAATGTGTTCAAATCTCTTCATAATCACGTTTAATATGTGTTTCAGGCTATATAATATTATAGTGAACTTAAATGGCCCTACACAATTTAGGTGTCCTTTGTTTTTTAGGACAAATATGTGAGACAAAAATTTGATTTCATAGCGTTCATATCACctttgagaaaatgtaaatcataTTAATTTCTGCTCATCGCCTCCTCTTTTGCTTTCGTATTTCAGGACGGCCAGCTGTCTGGTTGCTGTAGTTCTGAGAGCCTTTCGAGTAAGGATAGTTTGGAGAACGAGGACCCCAACAACCACAGCACAGATCATCTACAGTGTTCTTATTCCTCAGTCTTGCTTGAATCGGAGCGCCATCCAACCCAGAGGAAGCAAAGTGATTTGTTTCCAACATCAGACCTGACTTTATCTGCAATGCTGCTTGTTGGTGATGACCTCATCCAATCCCAAAAGCAGCACAAGCCTGAACAAAAAAGGCAAGAGGGCTCTGAAGGGCCTAACAACAAGGTGCACATTTCCAAAGCTTCTTGGGGCTTCACATCTGAGCAGACACCTAAAACAGAGACGCGGCCTTCTCTGAACAACTGCAGTCTGTTTAAGTTTTGTGAAATTATCAGCGAAGAGCAAGAAGCAGCGCTGGATTCTTCACGTCCAAAACAAGAGGCTCTGTTGGATCTCAGGCAGTCGAGGGTCCATGATGACAGACCGTTAAAACATCCTTCAGCGACAGAAATTCTTCCGCCTGCCAAAAATGGCAATAGCCAAGGGATTTTGTTTGGGGCTCCCCCAAAGCCAAATAGTTTCTTAAATGATAGCAACACAGATAATTCCTCACAAGAAGGAACTCTTGAGCAAACAGGAAAAGACAACCACCCTCTGTCATCGCAGAAAGAGCCCAGTGCTTCCATTAACAACCTCAATACGTTTTCAAACTCCGAGACGACGAAGACGGGGAAGCCCACGCTGCAACACGCGTGCTTGTCTAACATACGGGCAGATCCTCTTAAATGCTTCAAGTGTCCCgaagaggacaaacagaatTTGCCTCTTTCAGTGGGGACGTTTCGTCCAGTATGTGGAGTCAGGTTCATTAAAGGGATCCTTAAAAAGCAATCCAAATACATGTCAGGAGATGCTGCCTGTTTCTACGGCTCGGGGCATTTGATCTTTGCCAAACAAGTTGCTTTAGCGATCAGAGATAGTGTAGAATTGACCAGGGCGAAGGCGAAGGACGTGGAGCGCAACAGCGCCGTCAAGAAGAAGCTGCGCTGGTTTGATGAGGTGCACGTTGTTGGAAACAGGGACAAAGAGCAGATGAATGCCGAGACCTCCAATCATCCTCGATCAAAGAAAAACCCGGAAGACCACCAGCCGAGTCTCTCTGTTGTCTCAGAGGGCTCCAAGCCTGGACCCAGCATGACCTCTGGTTATCACTTTACAAAGCAAGCGTGGGCAGATGTTGGGGTTCAAGTCAGCTTATGCCAGGAATGGGCGGGCGAGGTCAAGGTGCTGCAGAGCGCCACCAGGACTGCTGGCCCCAAGGCCCCGTGGAGGGAGCGCCCTGCCGGTGTCGGAGCGGGTCCTGTTTCCTCGCGAACCAGAAAGGGCACCGTTATGCGACCTCAATCTGCCACCGAGGTGACTCGGATTGCCAAAGCCCAAGGGAGGGTCATCGCGCCCCGCCCACCCCCTCGGATGGAGCCGGAGGAGGAAAACACGGCGCGTGTCACCAGGCCTCCATATGGCGTCAGCAGTCAACAAGCTGTGGCCGCGGAGCGGGCCCTGCATAAGGACCCCGTGGGAGGCTTTTCCTCACCGTACGCCCGTCATCTAATCAGAACAGATAGCGCCACTTTGTACACACCGCCCTCGTACGCATGCCCCGTCGCAGAGGGCAACGCGAAGGGCAGGGCCAGCTCAGGTCACCAGGAAGCTCAGGGCTGCGGCCGAAGGAGAGGGACGGCGTTCAATGAAAAGGGTCTCTGTTTAGATTGCACTCCCACAGACGAGGAGATCTCACAGCTCTGGCACGGGGTCCGCAGCGCCTTGGCCACCAAGGACGGTAATGTCATTTCCGGCCAACGAGCGAGAGTCCAGTCAATGAACTTGGCCGATTTGCGAGAGCAGTGAAGATTTTCCGAAAGATCCGGAACgctatttttcattcatatacaGCGTCTTCTTTGATGCCGCTGTTCATGTGTTACGAATTTCGGTGAAATCAAGCCATATAATAACTTGTTCTTTCTGCTTCGCCCCCACGTCTCGTGTTTTGAGATTGAAAAGATCTTTACaatgcacgcgcgcacacacacacacacacacacacacacacacacacacacacacacacacacacacacacacacacacacacacacacacacacacacacacacacacacacacacacacacacacacacacacacatacacacacacacacacaagagagagaaaggacaggGTGAGAGCGAGAAAAGGAAGCTGGTAATATCTGGAAAAAGTGGACTTAGTTGACCCTAAAACCTTCCTGCCTCACAATGGCCTGTTGTCTGCCTCGCCTCGGGGCCCGTGCCAATAATCTGTCCCATGTTGCCATCAGCAGCACTGGAGTTATCAGCCAAAAGCGATGGCtcagaaacgttttttttttatcaacacagTGCTGTAAGAATTCACTTTTTAACAGAAATCTTCAACCATTGTGCTACTGCATATACATTAATGCACTACCATTTAAGATAACGCAGCTGGACAGATCCAGGTTGAGCTGCATATTATTATAGTTAAACATCATCATcgatgtatttttttattttttttgtagctttaaATACCACTTTTATCAGGACAAACGGACAGCCCTAACAAAAGAGAGAACAgcaacatatatttattttagggTTCTGCACTCAACACATACTAGGTAACATTGCATTCAtgttgatgtagttgttgttgttgttgtaataatttagacaaatttattttttctttttccagcacAACCCACTGTTAGCAGAGAGACAGTGGAGAGTGGGCGGGCTGTGAGGAAACCCTGCATGGAGCAGAGCCGACAGCCTCCTGGCTCAGGGAACAGGAGGCCTCCCCAGCCCTCTAAGGTACATGCGTGCAgttgccctgtgtgtgtgtggtgttgggggggggggaatcagtgAATGGGTGTGTTCGAACTTGTTACATTTTGCAATGTTTCCTTAAATGTCGTCCTCggtgtttttaaaactgactAGACTCTTTTGGATGGACTTGAGTTGGCAAGTCTTCCACACAAAAAGATTATGCACTGAC
Coding sequences within it:
- the trpc6b gene encoding short transient receptor potential channel 6 → MLRQAASKTRRHALRGAGYLFPTQSSSCLSLAEELFLDAAEYGNNPEVRRMLEEMPDLNVNCVNYMGQSALQLAVANEHLEVTKLLLRKKDLARVGDALLLAISRGYVRIVEALLSHRAFTDSQRLTYSPGQAETQDDFFAYDEDGTRFSHDITPIVLASQCNEYEIVHILLTKGARIERPHDYFCQCRTCSEQQRHDAFSHSQSRINAYKGLASPAHLSLSSEDPVMAALELSNELAVLANIEKEFKNDYKKLSMQCKDFVVGLLDLCRNTEEVEAILNGDTDVSCQSSEPFGRQNLIRLKLAIKYEVKKFVAHPNCQQQLLYIWYENFSGLHQQNTAVKILLVLGVAVGLPVLAFMYWIAPSSKLGKLMRGPFLKFVAHAASFMIFLCLLVLNAADRFEGTSLLPNMTIHDHPSQLFRMKTTPFTWMEILIISWVIGKIWEECKDIWSQDIREYISEPWNLLDFSILAIFMTSFIARLMAFWHAYSAQCYVDKHHTDLSDMTLPFEIRYFQLARINWMPSDPQLISEGLYAIAVVLSFSRIAYILPANESFGPLQISLGRTMKDIFKFMVIFITVFVAFMVGMFNLYSYYRGAKHNDAFTTLEESFKTLFWAIFGLSEVKSVVINIDHKFIENTGYVLYGVYNIIMVIVLLNMLIAMFNSSFQEIEDDADVEWKFARAKLWFSYFEHGGTLPVPFNLVPSPKSVISLLLGIREFLWAAPQGKNKENPKDEMELNKLRQQEDLSVEASLCPTRHQKIMNRLIKRYIVKAQRDKDNDEVNEGELKDIKQDISSLRYELLERENHEAEALKGLIRRLGEVARFQQKEQ